The region GGCGGCTTCGCGGGCACGATCTTCGGCGGTGCCGCGCGTGCCCATCTCCCCTTGGGTGAGGTCGAGGATGCCGGTGCGGTGGCCGAGTTGCGCCATCTTGAGCAGGGTGCCGCCGCAGGTCTGCTCCACGTCGTCGCGATGGGCGGCGATGGCCAGGATGTCGAGCGGCGCCGCCGTCATCGGTCCAACCCCTGCTCGATGACCACGTTTTCGCGCACGATCAGGCGATGGGGCGCCATCTCGCGCAGGGTGGGCAGCACGCGCTGGATGTGCTCTTCGGTGTCGATGAAGGTGACCACCAGGGGCAGCTTGCCGCCCGCGTCCACCAGTCCGCTGCTCTTGACCCGCCCGGTGCCGGTGAAGCCGGCGACGGCGTGCAGCACCGTCGCGCCCGCCACCTTCTCGTCGTGCAGGTAGTTGAGGATGGCCAGGTGCAGCGGCT is a window of Terriglobales bacterium DNA encoding:
- a CDS encoding DUF190 domain-containing protein, with the protein product MAVQVSIYLNEADQWHHKPLHLAILNYLHDEKVAGATVLHAVAGFTGTGRVKSSGLVDAGGKLPLVVTFIDTEEHIQRVLPTLREMAPHRLIVRENVVIEQGLDR